The following is a genomic window from Chthoniobacterales bacterium.
TCACCAGCCGTCCGATCTCGCCCGGAATCGTGCTGCCGCACCCGAGGTTGATGTTATTGCCGTCGGGCCCCGCATGGAAAACGTGCGTGTCCGCTCCGAGCCGCTCCAGCGCGCGGGGAGTGGCGCGAAACGCCGCACCGTTCGCGCAGTCGACGGCGATGGAAAGCCCGCGCAGTGAAAAAGTATCCGGCAGGGAGCGCAACGCATGGTCGATGTAAAAATCCAGCGCATCCGTGGCTTCGGTGATCGTGCCTGCCCGTGCGTTTGCGTCCCCGCTTTCCCCGATTTCCGCCTCGATCGCTTCTTCGGCCTCGTCGGGCAGCTTGAAGCCGTCGCCCCAAAAAAATTTGATCCCGTTGTCGTCGGCTGGATTGTGCGATGCCGAAATGACCGCGCCGGCCGCGAGGTCATGTTCCCGCGCGTAAGCGGCAACCCCCGGTGTAGGCAGCACACCGAGAAGCCGGACGCGGCCGCCGGCACCGGAGATGCCGCGGGCCAACGCCTCTTCGAGAGCCGGGCCCGACGCGCGCGTGTCGCGCCCGATGGCAACCACCGGTTCCCCTTTGCGCAGCACGCGCACCAGCGCTCTTCCCAGCTGTTCCGCGAATTCTGTCGTGATGGGATGTTCCCCGGCGCGGCCGCGGATGCCGTCCGTCCCGAAAAACTTGCGGCTCATTTTTTTTCGCGTTCGGAGGAGGAGGATTTCTGCCGCGCCTCGGCCGCCGGGTTGACGTTGTGCTGGATCAGATACCAGACCACGAAGGCCAGAACTAGGCTCGTGAGCTTAATTTTCCAGTTGTGCAGGAGAATCTGTCTCATACTTCTCGAGGAGCAGGAGTTGGTTGAGGCGGCGGCGGAAGCGGTCGATGTTGAGGTTTCGCTCGAGGATTCCCCGGTGGCAGAGCGAAACATGCCCGGTCTCCTCGGACACCAGGATGGCAATCGCGTCGGACTCCTCCGTGATGCCGATGCCCGCGCGGTGGCGCAGACCGAGGCTCCGGTCGAGATCCTCGCGCGGGGTCAGCGGAAAAATGCAGGCCGCGGCGGTCACGCGCTCGTTCTGCAGGATCACACCGCCGTCGTGCAGCACGGTCTTCGGATGGAAGATCGTTAGGATGAGTTCACGCGAGAACACGGCGTCGAGATCCACGCCCGTCGATGCGAACTGGCGGATGCTGATGTCCCGCTCAAGGGCGATGAGCGCGCCGAATTGCCGCCGGGCCAGATCGAACACGGTTTCGACGAGCTGGTCGATGGTCTGTCTTTCCTGCAGCGG
Proteins encoded in this region:
- the glmM gene encoding phosphoglucosamine mutase produces the protein MSRKFFGTDGIRGRAGEHPITTEFAEQLGRALVRVLRKGEPVVAIGRDTRASGPALEEALARGISGAGGRVRLLGVLPTPGVAAYAREHDLAAGAVISASHNPADDNGIKFFWGDGFKLPDEAEEAIEAEIGESGDANARAGTITEATDALDFYIDHALRSLPDTFSLRGLSIAVDCANGAAFRATPRALERLGADTHVFHAGPDGNNINLGCGSTIPGEIGRLVRESGAQVGLAHDGDADRLLLCDETGDPLDGDELLLMAGLDLLGRGELAGNTIVATVMSNLGLDEAMENAGGKVVRAAVGDRYVLEAMRGGGYVLGGEQSGHMIFLRHGTTGDGLVAALQILRLMVESGKTLGELRKVLKKYPQAQRAVAVKSKPPLESLPGVAKAMAEAGRAVEPRGRVLVRYSGTEPKLRILLEGRDPDALEKHADAVAEAVREAIGS
- a CDS encoding TIGR00159 family protein, which gives rise to MEAALEFVRTHWTHAVEVCLLAVLIYYGYLYFRGTPGAKILVGLALIFISLTLASQLLDLHVIGWLLRSLSVFLALALVVIFQPELRRALTELGSRHFFRSPLQERQTIDQLVETVFDLARRQFGALIALERDISIRQFASTGVDLDAVFSRELILTIFHPKTVLHDGGVILQNERVTAAACIFPLTPREDLDRSLGLRHRAGIGITEESDAIAILVSEETGHVSLCHRGILERNLNIDRFRRRLNQLLLLEKYETDSPAQLEN